A window from Primulina eburnea isolate SZY01 chromosome 2, ASM2296580v1, whole genome shotgun sequence encodes these proteins:
- the LOC140823105 gene encoding uncharacterized protein isoform X6: MQMTSMSDAQPRRSSMALNFESHHFLLIFSLLTLSSSSSTVLSPENPPAPEPTVYEILLQHGLPGGLLPDSVTSYSLAEDGSFEVTLKKPCYVKFEYLFYFEEKITGNLSLGSLKDLDGIQVQRFVFLWFDVDEISVDLPPSDSIYITFSFFTLELDVNQFLNVRSCEDEALAWTQLVQISKKSFQLSKSME, from the exons ATGCAGATGACTTCCATGAGTGACGCACAACCAAGAAGATCATCCATGGCTTTGAACTTCGAATCCCACCACTTTCTCCTCATTTTCTCCCTCCTAACTCTCTCTTCTTCATCTTCTACTGTCTTATCACCTGAAAACCCACCAGCTCCAGAGCCCACAGTCTACGAAATCCTCCTTCAGCACGGCCTTCCCGGTGGGCTCTTGCCGGATTCCGTCACAAGCTACTCCCTCGCTGAAGACGGGAGTTTTGAGGTCACCCTAAAGAAACCCTGTTATGTGAAGTTCGAATACTTGTTTTATTTCGAGGAAAAGATTACTGGGAATCTCAGTCTTGGTTCTCTAAAAGATTTGGATGGGATTCAGGTGCAAAGATTCGTGTTCCTCTGGTTTGACGTCGATGAGATAAGCGTTGATCTGCCGCCTTCTGatagtatatatataacttTTAGTTTCTTTACTCTGGAGCTTGATGTGAATCAGTTCTTGAATGTTCGTTCTTGCGAAGACGAGGCCTTGGCTTGGACACAGCTTGTTCAG ATCTCGAAGAAATCTTTTCAACTCTCAAAGAGTATGGAGTAA
- the LOC140823105 gene encoding uncharacterized protein isoform X8: protein MQMTSMSDAQPRRSSMALNFESHHFLLIFSLLTLSSSSSTVLSPENPPAPEPTVYEILLQHGLPGGLLPDSVTSYSLAEDGSFEVTLKKPCYVKFEYLFYFEEKITGNLSLGSLKDLDGIQVQRFVFLWFDVDEISVDLPPSDSIYITFSFFTLELDVNQFLNVRSCEDEALAWTQLVQIFNR from the coding sequence ATGCAGATGACTTCCATGAGTGACGCACAACCAAGAAGATCATCCATGGCTTTGAACTTCGAATCCCACCACTTTCTCCTCATTTTCTCCCTCCTAACTCTCTCTTCTTCATCTTCTACTGTCTTATCACCTGAAAACCCACCAGCTCCAGAGCCCACAGTCTACGAAATCCTCCTTCAGCACGGCCTTCCCGGTGGGCTCTTGCCGGATTCCGTCACAAGCTACTCCCTCGCTGAAGACGGGAGTTTTGAGGTCACCCTAAAGAAACCCTGTTATGTGAAGTTCGAATACTTGTTTTATTTCGAGGAAAAGATTACTGGGAATCTCAGTCTTGGTTCTCTAAAAGATTTGGATGGGATTCAGGTGCAAAGATTCGTGTTCCTCTGGTTTGACGTCGATGAGATAAGCGTTGATCTGCCGCCTTCTGatagtatatatataacttTTAGTTTCTTTACTCTGGAGCTTGATGTGAATCAGTTCTTGAATGTTCGTTCTTGCGAAGACGAGGCCTTGGCTTGGACACAGCTTGTTCAG
- the LOC140823105 gene encoding uncharacterized protein isoform X2 — translation MQMTSMSDAQPRRSSMALNFESHHFLLIFSLLTLSSSSSTVLSPENPPAPEPTVYEILLQHGLPGGLLPDSVTSYSLAEDGSFEVTLKKPCYVKFEYLFYFEEKITGNLSLGSLKDLDGIQVQRFVFLWFDVDEISVDLPPSDSIYITFSFFTLELDVNQFLNVRSCEDEALAWTQLVQPSQETYSDSMQEQLTYGFSFMNR, via the exons ATGCAGATGACTTCCATGAGTGACGCACAACCAAGAAGATCATCCATGGCTTTGAACTTCGAATCCCACCACTTTCTCCTCATTTTCTCCCTCCTAACTCTCTCTTCTTCATCTTCTACTGTCTTATCACCTGAAAACCCACCAGCTCCAGAGCCCACAGTCTACGAAATCCTCCTTCAGCACGGCCTTCCCGGTGGGCTCTTGCCGGATTCCGTCACAAGCTACTCCCTCGCTGAAGACGGGAGTTTTGAGGTCACCCTAAAGAAACCCTGTTATGTGAAGTTCGAATACTTGTTTTATTTCGAGGAAAAGATTACTGGGAATCTCAGTCTTGGTTCTCTAAAAGATTTGGATGGGATTCAGGTGCAAAGATTCGTGTTCCTCTGGTTTGACGTCGATGAGATAAGCGTTGATCTGCCGCCTTCTGatagtatatatataacttTTAGTTTCTTTACTCTGGAGCTTGATGTGAATCAGTTCTTGAATGTTCGTTCTTGCGAAGACGAGGCCTTGGCTTGGACACAGCTTGTTCAG CCTTCGCAAGAAACCTACTCAGATTCTATGCAGGAACAGCTTACCTACGGTTTTTCGTTCATGAACAGGTAA
- the LOC140823105 gene encoding uncharacterized protein isoform X7, with the protein MQMTSMSDAQPRRSSMALNFESHHFLLIFSLLTLSSSSSTVLSPENPPAPEPTVYEILLQHGLPGGLLPDSVTSYSLAEDGSFEVTLKKPCYVKFEYLFYFEEKITGNLSLGSLKDLDGIQVQRFVFLWFDVDEISVDLPPSDSIYITFSFFTLELDVNQFLNVRSCEDEALAWTQLVQEVGTDQASN; encoded by the coding sequence ATGCAGATGACTTCCATGAGTGACGCACAACCAAGAAGATCATCCATGGCTTTGAACTTCGAATCCCACCACTTTCTCCTCATTTTCTCCCTCCTAACTCTCTCTTCTTCATCTTCTACTGTCTTATCACCTGAAAACCCACCAGCTCCAGAGCCCACAGTCTACGAAATCCTCCTTCAGCACGGCCTTCCCGGTGGGCTCTTGCCGGATTCCGTCACAAGCTACTCCCTCGCTGAAGACGGGAGTTTTGAGGTCACCCTAAAGAAACCCTGTTATGTGAAGTTCGAATACTTGTTTTATTTCGAGGAAAAGATTACTGGGAATCTCAGTCTTGGTTCTCTAAAAGATTTGGATGGGATTCAGGTGCAAAGATTCGTGTTCCTCTGGTTTGACGTCGATGAGATAAGCGTTGATCTGCCGCCTTCTGatagtatatatataacttTTAGTTTCTTTACTCTGGAGCTTGATGTGAATCAGTTCTTGAATGTTCGTTCTTGCGAAGACGAGGCCTTGGCTTGGACACAGCTTGTTCAG
- the LOC140823105 gene encoding uncharacterized protein isoform X3, with protein sequence MQMTSMSDAQPRRSSMALNFESHHFLLIFSLLTLSSSSSTVLSPENPPAPEPTVYEILLQHGLPGGLLPDSVTSYSLAEDGSFEVTLKKPCYVKFEYLFYFEEKITGNLSLGSLKDLDGIQVQRFVFLWFDVDEISVDLPPSDSIYITFSFFTLELDVNQFLNVRSCEDEALAWTQLVQVKRLSTPISTIHNLFDVLMNIL encoded by the exons ATGCAGATGACTTCCATGAGTGACGCACAACCAAGAAGATCATCCATGGCTTTGAACTTCGAATCCCACCACTTTCTCCTCATTTTCTCCCTCCTAACTCTCTCTTCTTCATCTTCTACTGTCTTATCACCTGAAAACCCACCAGCTCCAGAGCCCACAGTCTACGAAATCCTCCTTCAGCACGGCCTTCCCGGTGGGCTCTTGCCGGATTCCGTCACAAGCTACTCCCTCGCTGAAGACGGGAGTTTTGAGGTCACCCTAAAGAAACCCTGTTATGTGAAGTTCGAATACTTGTTTTATTTCGAGGAAAAGATTACTGGGAATCTCAGTCTTGGTTCTCTAAAAGATTTGGATGGGATTCAGGTGCAAAGATTCGTGTTCCTCTGGTTTGACGTCGATGAGATAAGCGTTGATCTGCCGCCTTCTGatagtatatatataacttTTAGTTTCTTTACTCTGGAGCTTGATGTGAATCAGTTCTTGAATGTTCGTTCTTGCGAAGACGAGGCCTTGGCTTGGACACAGCTTGTTCAG GTAAAAAGACTTTCAACCCCGATCTCCAccattcataatttatttgatgTACTTATGAACATACTGTAA
- the LOC140823105 gene encoding uncharacterized protein isoform X1: MQMTSMSDAQPRRSSMALNFESHHFLLIFSLLTLSSSSSTVLSPENPPAPEPTVYEILLQHGLPGGLLPDSVTSYSLAEDGSFEVTLKKPCYVKFEYLFYFEEKITGNLSLGSLKDLDGIQVQRFVFLWFDVDEISVDLPPSDSIYITFSFFTLELDVNQFLNVRSCEDEALAWTQLVQDIYHQFPLARDDQDKISKKSFQLSKSME, translated from the exons ATGCAGATGACTTCCATGAGTGACGCACAACCAAGAAGATCATCCATGGCTTTGAACTTCGAATCCCACCACTTTCTCCTCATTTTCTCCCTCCTAACTCTCTCTTCTTCATCTTCTACTGTCTTATCACCTGAAAACCCACCAGCTCCAGAGCCCACAGTCTACGAAATCCTCCTTCAGCACGGCCTTCCCGGTGGGCTCTTGCCGGATTCCGTCACAAGCTACTCCCTCGCTGAAGACGGGAGTTTTGAGGTCACCCTAAAGAAACCCTGTTATGTGAAGTTCGAATACTTGTTTTATTTCGAGGAAAAGATTACTGGGAATCTCAGTCTTGGTTCTCTAAAAGATTTGGATGGGATTCAGGTGCAAAGATTCGTGTTCCTCTGGTTTGACGTCGATGAGATAAGCGTTGATCTGCCGCCTTCTGatagtatatatataacttTTAGTTTCTTTACTCTGGAGCTTGATGTGAATCAGTTCTTGAATGTTCGTTCTTGCGAAGACGAGGCCTTGGCTTGGACACAGCTTGTTCAG GATATATACCATCAATTCCCTTTGGCTCGAGACGATCAAGATAAG ATCTCGAAGAAATCTTTTCAACTCTCAAAGAGTATGGAGTAA
- the LOC140823105 gene encoding uncharacterized protein isoform X5 produces MQMTSMSDAQPRRSSMALNFESHHFLLIFSLLTLSSSSSTVLSPENPPAPEPTVYEILLQHGLPGGLLPDSVTSYSLAEDGSFEVTLKKPCYVKFEYLFYFEEKITGNLSLGSLKDLDGIQVQRFVFLWFDVDEISVDLPPSDSIYITFSFFTLELDVNQFLNVRSCEDEALAWTQLVQASGWTAQEEQEEDVE; encoded by the exons ATGCAGATGACTTCCATGAGTGACGCACAACCAAGAAGATCATCCATGGCTTTGAACTTCGAATCCCACCACTTTCTCCTCATTTTCTCCCTCCTAACTCTCTCTTCTTCATCTTCTACTGTCTTATCACCTGAAAACCCACCAGCTCCAGAGCCCACAGTCTACGAAATCCTCCTTCAGCACGGCCTTCCCGGTGGGCTCTTGCCGGATTCCGTCACAAGCTACTCCCTCGCTGAAGACGGGAGTTTTGAGGTCACCCTAAAGAAACCCTGTTATGTGAAGTTCGAATACTTGTTTTATTTCGAGGAAAAGATTACTGGGAATCTCAGTCTTGGTTCTCTAAAAGATTTGGATGGGATTCAGGTGCAAAGATTCGTGTTCCTCTGGTTTGACGTCGATGAGATAAGCGTTGATCTGCCGCCTTCTGatagtatatatataacttTTAGTTTCTTTACTCTGGAGCTTGATGTGAATCAGTTCTTGAATGTTCGTTCTTGCGAAGACGAGGCCTTGGCTTGGACACAGCTTGTTCAG gcctcaggttggacagctcaggaggagcaggaggaggacgttgagtag